One window of the Flavobacteriaceae bacterium YJPT1-3 genome contains the following:
- a CDS encoding acetyl-CoA carboxylase carboxyltransferase subunit alpha, which translates to MEYLEFELPIKELEDQLAKCAVIGEESDVDVTETCKQIEKKLAETKKDIYKNLTAWQRVQLSRHPSRPYTLDYIKALCGDSFLELHGDRGVRDDKAMIGGLGKIGDQSYMLIGQQKGFNTKTRQYRNFGMANPEGYRKALRLMKSAEKFGIPVVTLIDTPGAFPGLEAEERGQGEAIARNILEMTRLKVPIIVVIIGEGASGGALGIGVGDKVMMLENTWYSVISPESCSSILWRSWEFKETAAEALKLTAKDMKKQKIIDQIIKEPLGGAHANREKTFLSVRKAIIDAYEEYKNLSPKELVEQRMDKYANMGVFKG; encoded by the coding sequence ATGGAATATTTAGAGTTTGAACTTCCCATTAAAGAACTGGAGGACCAGTTGGCGAAATGCGCTGTCATTGGTGAAGAAAGTGACGTTGATGTTACCGAAACCTGCAAGCAGATCGAAAAAAAACTGGCCGAAACCAAGAAAGATATTTATAAGAACCTGACGGCCTGGCAACGGGTTCAATTATCCCGTCATCCTTCGCGTCCCTACACCCTCGATTACATCAAGGCTTTGTGTGGGGATTCTTTTTTAGAGCTGCACGGCGATCGTGGGGTGCGCGACGATAAGGCCATGATTGGAGGCCTGGGGAAAATAGGCGATCAGAGCTATATGCTGATCGGTCAGCAAAAGGGCTTTAACACCAAAACTCGTCAGTATCGAAACTTTGGGATGGCCAATCCAGAGGGCTATCGCAAAGCGTTACGCTTGATGAAAAGTGCTGAAAAATTTGGGATCCCGGTCGTGACCCTGATCGATACTCCGGGTGCTTTTCCCGGTCTGGAAGCCGAAGAACGCGGCCAGGGAGAAGCCATTGCGCGAAATATTCTGGAAATGACCCGACTGAAGGTGCCCATCATCGTGGTGATCATTGGCGAGGGAGCCAGTGGAGGCGCGCTCGGAATAGGTGTAGGCGACAAGGTAATGATGTTAGAAAATACCTGGTACAGTGTGATTTCCCCGGAATCTTGCTCTTCCATTCTTTGGCGCAGCTGGGAGTTCAAAGAGACCGCAGCTGAGGCGCTAAAACTGACCGCCAAGGACATGAAAAAACAGAAGATCATCGATCAGATCATCAAGGAACCTTTAGGGGGTGCCCACGCCAACCGAGAAAAGACTTTTTTGTCGGTGCGCAAGGCCATTATCGATGCGTATGAGGAGTACAAAAACTTATCACCAAAAGAACTGGTGGAGCAGCGTATGGATAAATATGCCAACATGGGGGTCTTCAAAGGATAA
- a CDS encoding DMT family transporter: MLNDKLKNYLHFHVIVFIWGFTAVLGALITIDAVPLVWWRMGIASVLIFIFIKWKGLSLRMNRSTLLGLSLAGVVIAAHWLTFFGAIKVSNVSITLAMMSTGAFFTSLMEPLFYKRKIIGYELLFGLLVIGGLYLIFQVETEYTLGIVLALISAFLSAVFTLINGKYVQDNSPTVMSFYELTVGTLCIAIYLAFAKAYSPTFFALPVMDWVYLFILASVCTAYAFIASVKVMRYLSPYTLMLTINLEPVYGIILAYLLLGDSENMSPKFYLGGVLILSTVVLNGILKTRRKVNKVESAQGTA, encoded by the coding sequence ATGCTAAACGATAAACTAAAAAACTACCTCCACTTCCATGTGATCGTCTTTATTTGGGGCTTTACCGCAGTGCTGGGAGCCCTGATCACCATTGACGCTGTGCCTCTGGTCTGGTGGCGCATGGGGATCGCCAGTGTGCTGATCTTTATCTTCATTAAATGGAAGGGCCTGTCGCTACGCATGAATCGATCCACTCTTCTGGGTTTAAGCCTGGCCGGCGTGGTCATTGCTGCCCACTGGCTCACTTTTTTCGGCGCGATCAAAGTGTCTAACGTGTCCATCACCCTGGCCATGATGAGCACGGGTGCCTTCTTCACTTCCTTGATGGAGCCCCTGTTCTACAAACGAAAGATTATTGGGTATGAACTGCTCTTCGGTTTGCTGGTCATTGGCGGCCTGTACCTGATCTTTCAGGTGGAGACAGAATACACCCTGGGCATCGTTCTGGCACTCATTTCGGCCTTTCTCTCGGCGGTGTTTACCCTGATCAATGGCAAATATGTACAGGACAACAGTCCAACAGTCATGTCCTTTTATGAATTGACTGTTGGTACGCTGTGTATTGCCATTTATTTAGCTTTCGCGAAAGCGTACAGCCCCACATTCTTTGCTTTACCGGTCATGGACTGGGTCTATTTGTTCATTTTGGCTAGCGTATGTACGGCCTATGCCTTTATCGCCTCGGTCAAAGTAATGCGCTATCTGAGTCCGTATACCTTGATGCTCACCATCAATCTCGAACCGGTCTATGGGATCATTCTGGCCTACCTGCTTTTGGGTGATTCTGAGAATATGAGTCCGAAGTTTTACCTAGGGGGCGTATTGATACTCAGCACCGTAGTGCTAAACGGGATCCTGAAGACGCGTAGAAAAGTAAATAAGGTAGAGTCTGCTCAAGGGACTGCATGA